Proteins encoded by one window of Gehongia tenuis:
- a CDS encoding response regulator: MLITKRKILVVEDNALNRMLLCQILAGEYEALEAENGQDALDILERYGEEISLILLDIKMPVMDGYTFLTIMKKNPAFSSIPVIVTTQSDGETDEVTALSKGAADFVSKPYKPQIILHRVASIINLRESAAMVNLLQYDPLTGIYSKAYFYERVKETLRQNPDKAYDIVCSNVENFKVVNDVFGVSAGDRLLCGIADLYSGFTRGRGLCGRLNADRFGCLVEHRWDYTQTMFTDALERINTLCEAKNIVMKWGIYRVNDPATPVEQMCDRALLAAQSIKGQYGKYYAEYDEKLRNKLLREQAVTDCMESALAQDQFEIYLQPKYRLQDGALAGAEALVRWNHPEWGLLPPSEFIPLFEKNGFIARLDQRIWDKACQVLRDWDGKGYPVLPISVNVSRADIYQANLTDILMELMRKYRLSPSRLHLEITESAYTENPRQLIDTAGRLRKLGFPIEMDDFGSGYSSLNMLNELPIDVLKLDMKFIQSETAKKESQGILCFIMDLARYMGLSVVAEGVETAEQLTRLKGIACDYAQGYFFAKPMPVEDFEKLFRDGAVAKDPELSKDTLYEAAGRQPLPTEHILKRRQELLNDSIAGGMMGGYIEEGFPYYFVNRRMLAHLGYADEAEFVADIDGYITNCMHPEDREMVDEAVGQQMEDSDEYVVEYRMKKKDGSYIWIHDVGRRVIAEDGRPAIMSVCFDITKEKRLQEQVKNLYEKELAYFTEMASTEGSHRGTFNITQNRLEAYYFTSDVAIAHVGSSYDETVDNLAASAVDEAYGNEIRRLLKRETVLHDYAAGRTDYQLEFLRRRSKGGVFWGRTSLRTSQNPETGDIISFFYTLDITEQKLQEWLLDGIAKLDYDVITEIDTVRGTYRLTAHDSAWEPTVPTKGDFQKEIREAAERCMDDQNRKEFLAQLDFAYMQKRLAKEDSYTFVLEMKNSQGELRVKRFQVFQVSRELNRVCMTRTDVTNVVLREQRQKEEMASALVAAEQANAAKSDFLSRMNHEIRTPMNAIIGMSAIAAQHIGDDEQVEDCISKIGISSRFLLSLINDILDMSRIESGKMLLKNEKIPTEEFLTGINSICYAQASAKGVEYECIMDPVLDDYYIGDAMKLQQVLVNVLSNAIKFTGEGGKVTFSAEQRRRSKNDAVLRFVVNDTGIGMSEEFLPHLFEPFSQESGGTTALYGGTGLGMAISKNIVDMMDGTIKVRSIKGVGTEFTVEVKLGITEEEKLRHKQKKQIHNFSHLKTLVVDDDVAVCEGAVATLLEMGVTAEWVDSGRKAVERVRRLWGEKKYYDMILIDWKMPDMDGLETARKIRGIVGPEVTIIIVTAYDWISIEHEARLAGVNLLMSKPMFKSSLVSAFTKALGEKEELEQQSLPSEYDFTGRRVLLAEDNLINTEVAVMLLKSKGFAVDTAENGLRALELFSKSRAGYYDAILMDIRMPQMDGLASANNIRHLSNADAGTIPIIAMTANAFDDDIEKSKAAGMNAHLAKPIEPGRLYQTLYDFIYGKGT, translated from the coding sequence ATGTTGATAACAAAGCGTAAAATTTTAGTGGTGGAGGACAACGCACTCAACCGCATGCTTCTATGTCAGATTTTGGCCGGCGAGTACGAGGCACTGGAAGCGGAAAACGGTCAGGATGCTCTGGATATTTTGGAGCGGTATGGCGAGGAAATCTCCCTGATTCTGCTGGATATCAAGATGCCGGTGATGGATGGCTATACCTTTTTGACGATCATGAAAAAGAATCCGGCTTTTTCGTCCATTCCGGTGATCGTGACCACCCAGAGCGACGGCGAGACGGATGAAGTGACCGCCCTGTCCAAAGGTGCGGCGGATTTTGTGTCCAAGCCGTATAAGCCGCAGATCATCCTGCATCGGGTGGCCAGCATCATCAACCTGCGGGAATCCGCTGCGATGGTCAACCTCCTTCAATACGATCCCCTCACTGGAATTTACAGCAAAGCTTATTTTTATGAACGCGTGAAGGAAACGCTTCGGCAAAATCCCGATAAAGCGTACGATATCGTCTGTTCCAATGTGGAAAATTTCAAGGTGGTCAATGACGTTTTCGGCGTTTCGGCCGGCGACCGCCTGCTGTGCGGGATCGCCGATTTATATTCCGGTTTTACGCGGGGCCGGGGCCTCTGCGGCCGCCTGAACGCCGATCGGTTTGGATGCTTGGTGGAGCATCGGTGGGACTACACACAGACCATGTTCACGGACGCCCTGGAACGGATCAACACCCTGTGCGAGGCCAAAAACATTGTGATGAAATGGGGCATCTACCGGGTCAATGATCCCGCAACGCCGGTGGAGCAGATGTGTGATCGGGCTCTTTTGGCCGCTCAGAGTATCAAGGGGCAGTATGGCAAATATTACGCTGAATACGATGAGAAGCTGCGCAATAAGCTGCTGCGGGAGCAGGCGGTCACGGACTGCATGGAGTCCGCTTTGGCGCAGGATCAGTTTGAAATATATCTGCAGCCCAAGTACCGGCTTCAGGATGGCGCGCTGGCTGGCGCCGAGGCATTGGTGCGCTGGAATCATCCTGAGTGGGGGCTTTTGCCGCCGTCGGAGTTCATCCCGCTGTTCGAGAAAAATGGGTTTATCGCGAGGCTGGATCAGAGAATCTGGGATAAAGCGTGCCAGGTTCTGCGGGACTGGGACGGCAAAGGGTATCCTGTGCTTCCCATCTCGGTCAATGTATCCAGGGCCGACATCTATCAGGCGAACCTTACGGATATCTTGATGGAACTCATGCGAAAGTATCGGCTTTCCCCTTCGCGACTCCATCTGGAGATCACCGAGAGCGCCTATACGGAAAACCCGAGGCAGCTGATCGACACGGCGGGCCGCCTGCGTAAGCTGGGTTTTCCCATAGAAATGGACGACTTCGGGAGCGGCTATTCATCGCTCAATATGCTGAATGAGCTGCCCATCGACGTACTGAAGCTGGATATGAAGTTCATTCAAAGTGAGACCGCGAAGAAGGAAAGCCAGGGCATCCTGTGCTTTATCATGGATCTGGCAAGATATATGGGTCTGAGCGTGGTGGCGGAGGGCGTGGAAACTGCGGAGCAGCTGACGCGGCTGAAGGGAATCGCCTGTGACTACGCCCAGGGGTATTTTTTTGCCAAACCCATGCCGGTGGAAGATTTTGAAAAGCTGTTTCGGGACGGAGCAGTGGCGAAGGATCCGGAGCTTTCAAAGGATACCCTCTATGAGGCTGCCGGCCGCCAGCCTCTGCCCACGGAGCATATACTCAAACGGCGTCAGGAACTGCTCAATGATTCAATCGCCGGGGGAATGATGGGCGGATACATCGAGGAGGGCTTCCCCTATTACTTTGTGAACCGGCGGATGCTTGCCCATCTTGGCTATGCGGATGAGGCTGAGTTTGTTGCGGATATCGATGGATACATTACCAACTGCATGCACCCGGAGGACCGCGAGATGGTCGATGAAGCGGTGGGACAGCAGATGGAGGATTCGGACGAATATGTGGTCGAATACCGCATGAAGAAGAAGGATGGCAGCTATATCTGGATCCACGACGTGGGACGCAGAGTGATCGCGGAGGACGGCCGTCCAGCCATCATGTCGGTATGTTTTGATATCACCAAAGAGAAACGGCTTCAGGAGCAGGTGAAAAACCTCTACGAAAAAGAGCTGGCCTATTTTACGGAGATGGCTTCGACGGAAGGCAGTCATAGGGGCACCTTCAATATCACCCAAAACCGGCTGGAGGCCTACTACTTCACATCGGATGTGGCTATCGCCCATGTGGGCAGTTCCTACGACGAAACGGTTGATAATCTGGCGGCCTCCGCCGTGGATGAGGCCTATGGAAACGAGATCCGCAGACTGCTGAAACGGGAAACGGTGCTGCACGACTACGCTGCCGGGCGCACGGACTATCAGCTGGAATTTCTGCGCCGGCGCAGCAAAGGAGGCGTCTTTTGGGGGCGAACGAGTTTGAGAACCTCCCAGAACCCCGAAACAGGCGATATCATCTCGTTCTTCTATACGTTGGATATTACGGAGCAAAAGCTGCAGGAATGGCTGCTGGATGGAATCGCCAAGCTGGACTATGACGTTATCACTGAAATTGATACGGTGCGGGGAACCTACCGGCTCACCGCCCATGACAGCGCCTGGGAGCCGACGGTCCCGACCAAGGGGGACTTTCAAAAGGAGATCCGGGAGGCGGCGGAGCGCTGCATGGACGATCAAAACCGAAAGGAATTTTTGGCCCAGCTGGATTTTGCCTATATGCAGAAGCGGCTGGCCAAGGAGGATTCCTACACTTTTGTTCTGGAAATGAAGAACAGCCAGGGGGAGCTGCGGGTCAAACGCTTTCAGGTGTTCCAGGTCAGCCGGGAACTGAACCGCGTGTGCATGACCCGCACGGACGTGACCAACGTTGTCCTAAGAGAACAGCGCCAGAAGGAGGAGATGGCCTCCGCGCTGGTCGCAGCAGAGCAGGCCAATGCCGCTAAAAGCGATTTTCTTTCCAGGATGAACCATGAGATCCGCACGCCCATGAATGCGATTATTGGCATGAGCGCCATTGCGGCGCAGCATATTGGCGACGATGAGCAGGTGGAGGACTGCATCTCCAAGATAGGCATCTCCTCCCGGTTTTTGCTGTCGCTTATCAACGATATTCTGGATATGAGCCGCATTGAAAGCGGCAAGATGCTGCTAAAAAATGAAAAGATCCCCACGGAGGAGTTCCTGACCGGTATCAATTCCATCTGTTATGCTCAGGCGTCCGCCAAGGGCGTGGAGTATGAATGCATCATGGATCCGGTGCTGGACGACTATTACATAGGCGACGCCATGAAGCTTCAGCAGGTACTGGTGAACGTTTTAAGCAATGCCATCAAGTTCACTGGCGAGGGTGGCAAGGTGACCTTTTCGGCCGAGCAGCGCCGCAGGTCGAAGAACGATGCCGTACTGCGCTTTGTGGTCAACGATACGGGCATCGGCATGAGCGAAGAGTTCCTGCCCCATCTGTTTGAGCCCTTTTCGCAGGAATCCGGCGGCACCACCGCCTTGTACGGCGGCACGGGACTGGGTATGGCCATCTCCAAAAATATTGTGGATATGATGGACGGAACAATCAAGGTCCGGTCCATTAAGGGTGTGGGTACGGAATTCACCGTGGAGGTAAAGCTGGGCATCACGGAAGAGGAAAAGCTGCGCCATAAACAAAAGAAGCAGATCCATAATTTTTCGCACCTGAAGACTTTGGTGGTGGACGATGACGTGGCGGTCTGCGAGGGCGCGGTGGCCACGCTTTTGGAAATGGGCGTCACGGCGGAATGGGTGGATAGTGGGCGCAAGGCCGTCGAACGGGTAAGACGCCTTTGGGGTGAAAAGAAATATTACGATATGATTCTTATCGATTGGAAAATGCCGGATATGGACGGCTTGGAAACCGCCCGAAAGATCCGCGGCATTGTGGGTCCGGAGGTGACCATCATCATCGTGACGGCCTATGACTGGATATCCATCGAGCATGAAGCCAGGCTTGCCGGGGTGAACCTGTTGATGAGCAAGCCGATGTTTAAGTCCAGCCTGGTTTCCGCATTTACGAAGGCGCTGGGGGAGAAGGAGGAACTTGAGCAGCAGTCGTTGCCTTCCGAATATGATTTTACCGGCAGGCGGGTGCTGCTGGCGGAGGATAATCTCATCAATACCGAGGTGGCGGTGATGCTGCTGAAGAGCAAGGGATTTGCGGTGGATACAGCGGAGAACGGCCTGCGGGCGCTGGAACTGTTCAGCAAGAGCCGCGCCGGTTATTATGATGCCATTTTAATGGATATCCGCATGCCCCAAATGGATGGGCTGGCCTCCGCCAATAACATCCGGCATCTTTCCAACGCCGATGCCGGAACGATTCCCATTATCGCCATGACGGCCAACGCCTTTGACGATGACATCGAAAAAAGCAAGGCGGCCGGAATGAACGCTCATCTGGCCAAACCCATTGAACCGGGTCGGCTGTACCAGACGCTGTATGATTTTATCTATGGAAAGGGGACCTAG